TCCAAAAATGTCGAGAAACATGACAAAATACACGAGAATCACATGCGTCCTAAAAAATTACGCTTTGCCCTAGGGTATTTCCGTAATTTCAcgtaataaaattataaaaaaatttatactttTTAGCGACGGGCTGTTACAAAAAGACTGCTAATGCAACAAATGACATAATTAAAGGACGGGAGAAACTATTAGTAGAATTCAAGAACGAAAAAGAAACTCATGATATAGCCTTCGCGACAATCTAGCCGAAAAGTTTCtacctttgaaaaaaaaaactaggtgAGACTTGCACATCATAAAATTTGACTTCCTATCCTTTGGAATTGTCTGTGTAATAATGGATAAATCACGGCATGATTGTAGTTCCCTTTTCAAAGAATTTATTAAACATCGTTTTCAATTATATTCAATCAACGTCCCAATTTATTCAGAATTACGTGTATTCCAAGATATCCTACAAGCATAAGAAGTGCATAATATTGGTCTCATGCCCTCACCAagtcttattatttatttattttattatatgcgATATTTTATACCAATCTATTTTAAAGTAGAGGGTTTGAACTGAAGACTTTGTGGGTTGAAGAAAAAAGCCCTAACTATTAGGACAATCCATCACTTGCATCTCACTCTTGTTAGTgttggaaaattaaaaagaaaatattttagggatatgatttaattagtgatttatatgatttaattaagaagttgatatgatttgatttggtaTAAGTTTCCTTGTCTTGTAGACAAATGATTGTTTTGATCAACACGATTGCTAGAAGAGTTGATCACTAAATCCTTACTCCTCTTTTCCCTtctaattcccaaacacatcaACATTCCACTTTTACTTGGCTTCAAGTCTGGAAGAATAGCAGTGAGATTTGTGGAACTAATCATGCCTTTACGCCTATCGTCATAGAAGCTATTCTATTTCCTAGTATTTCTCCTTTGTAATCTTATAAATACCTCCTTATCGAGAAGAATAAGAATTGAAGTAGTATTTGAGAATTGTGAAATTGTAGTCTTCAATGTTCAAGTATAAAAAATGACCACAGCAGCTTTGATTGCCGCCATTTTCTCCGTCTTGTCTACGGCAACCAATCCTCCTCGATTATTGTTAAAATAGACGTCAGTTCATCTTTGGCAACCAGATCAAGCAATGTACTCTCATAGCTCTAGAAATACTATGATCGCCGCCATGCTTAACGTCCTTTCACTATTGCAACGATGTTCATCATAATAACAAGCTCTTGGGACCGATAAACCTTCTCTGCAAAAGAAGGCAGCCGGAATTACCATGCTGCAGAATGCATTAAGTATAATGGCATCGTAAGTTTCTCGAGGAACTTATGTTACAATGCCACTAATCCTGCTAGCAAGGGAGGAACCATGAATTTTATAGCAGATGGGCTAGCAAAAATTATAGCTAAAAATCTAACGAAAAACtcctgatactgttcactttaacgaaaaatcacattttaacactaaaaagtcaatcctacattcactttaccctttattttgtccttatcgttaaaactcaaagttttcaaactctttttattagtttttctttaattttttggtATACATTCGGTTACTAGTCTTTCTAGaaatagtataaataatataaataatttcGAATAAAACAAGCTAGTTCATGGCTATTTTTCCATAGCTTTTGACATAAACATAAAAACATACAAAAATGCAACCAAAAGAAATCATATTTGGATCCGATTTTTACATGTGTAAAAATTCAATCCGCCAATATATGGCTTATGGTTATTGATCTGGTTGTTTAACCAAGCAAAGCAAAATTAGGCGACGGCTGGGCTTTGAGGATTAAGAGAAGGAGATCCAAACCGGCTCCGATGAAGGCGTAGTTGGTTTCGATGGAGGAGAGAgtcatagagatggaaagggggTGAAATTAAGTTGAGGTGGCGAtccgagagagagaagttatTGGGTTATATGCTTTTACGGGGTCATCGAAAAGACCCAGTTATAGCATTAATAAAAATTTCACATAGGGACGGCAATTCTAACCGTTAAACCCGATAACCGTGGATAACCGTCCaaatggattggatttggataTGAAAATTTGGGTATGGTATGGATATGGGGAAAAGCCGTGAACTTTAttcggttatggttttggatatggttataggGGTCCCCAATCCGTATCCGTTCCCGAATCCGACCTGAATATAttatacatgtatatatttgatatataatataattttattcaatttaccGAACCCTCcctatactaattcattatgcATGCATCAAACCCTATGCTATCTTTATTATGCACCATGCATGGGGCATACCAATAACCTCATCAATTCAATACTCTTATTGTTATGCTCAACCAAGTTAATTCATTGAATCATTTTATATATCAATTATCAAATGTTACAAGTTTATCAGATTCATCTCTCTTTAAGAGTATCGCTGTCAagaaattggtgcatgttatcaTGAACAACTTCAAATATATTGTTATGTTTTTTGTAATTGGATGTTGCTATTTAATGACAGAATTAGTATCTACTAAAATTTATAATGCGTCAATTggatgaatataaattttttttttgttatttgacGAAGATGGATATAACCGATAACCGATTGAAAATCCGTTACCCAGTGGATATGATTATGGATAATCcccgatggttaatttgtggttatggatatggttaattttTGTGGTTATGGGGATGGACATTTCCGTCCCCAAACCGAACCGTTGCCATCCTTAATTTCACACCAGCCGTAGAAATGGTCAAAACGATATGTGAAAATAGCGCATGTATTTACTATTTAGCAATGTCCCCACTAGAGAAACCCTCTAGTTAATATAGGATTAATATATACTTTGCTACTCAAAGAATAAGTAGGATTTCCTACTCAAAACTATTCATTGTGATTCATAAGATTTTGTGTTCATGATTAGAACATTcatactaaattttttttttaaaaaaaaaaagaggggataACTGGTGGCAAGTCATGGTTATCTAGCCCTTCCAAGGGTCAgaaagactcacagaggcatttcagcctcacctggccacaagtctggcttccacaccaGTAGTGGGTTTCGAACCTGAGACCTCCAATTTTTAGTTTGAAGGAAGCCTCGCAATTTGCCCTTTACCACTAGGCCACCAGCTAGTTTAGTTAAAACTAAGGTCATTTAGTTATCAAattgtataaaaacaaatgaactaTTGCAGAGATAATCATTAcaaagtgatttataatatgaacggttctgatTTTAAATATAAACCTCTGTAATTCGAACATGAAGagttttaagtaagctttcCTACTCATTTTTTAGTAGCCAAACATTATTCTTaataggctttttagccaaaatagtcattgagatttgcataacacattactttggtccctgagatctAAAACCagtagaagtggtccctgagattgtccaccatcaatcattttggtaatTTCGTGCAAAGTTATGTTAgataaggatcaaaatgataaataaaCAATGCACCAAAATGATTTGATAAAATTAAaggtattttggtcattttattcttatttaatgaagattttttactgaatgacaaaaatgattaatggtggacaaactcagggaccacttctattgattttatatctcagagaccaaagtaaggagttatgcaaatctcaagaattattttgactaaaaagccatTTAATATAGGGCGAATTTAAAGACATCATAATTGCCTTTTCATAGTGAGTGCTACATGTTTATAATAAGGACTATTTGTTCATATATAAAGTATTAGGGTCCGCTTGCTATTTTTCCTTGGGCTAAAGCCCACCCCAGCCTGTTAGTAGTTCCGCCGGTGCCTGCCAGTTTGTTAAACGCAAGCCACAGAGGACAGAAATGAAATAACACAATTATCAACTACGAGCTGATGGTCTAGTGGTAAAAAATAGATTGCAAGACTTTCTTCAAATTAAAACTGGAGGTCTCGAGTTCGAAACCCGCTACTGGTGCCAGACTTGTGGCTAGGGGGAGGCTGGAATGGCTCTGTGAGTCTTTCTGGCTCTCGAAAACGATGGATAAACATGGTTTGTCACTAGTTGTtcctttaaaataaaaaaaataaaaaataaaaaaataaaaaaaaagtaacagaCAATTTATCAGCAGGCCGAAAGCAAGGCCTTTGTAAGTTATACCATAGCATCGTTTATGTGGTTGGACAAAACATCTGCATTTGTGGCAATTAATTGATCTATGAGAacatttgtttgaaaaaaaaaaattcgatttGATTTAAATTAATCTTCAATTGTGGTAATTAAGCCGCAATCTTCTCTGCTTAAGATACTGCTAATTGTCTCTTATTTACACAGACACAATTTCACCAAAGTTTTCAAAACACCAAAATTTAGGAaatgtagaaaaaaaaattattaattcctTTTTTCTATATATTTTCTAGTAGTTCTAGCAGAAACTTAGGAACAccttaatatattaattaatggtAAAGAAAACATATTTAACGTAAGGGCTTCAAGTttttacttatacatatactcaAAACTCAAATTATAATGTCCAAAACATAATTGTAAATATTTACTTAATCACAAAGgtagaaattaattaaatttaactaGTTTCATAATTcaaatttgaattaattaacCTTGCACATCGTTTGGTATATGAATATCTAATGCTGATATTTTGGTATATATTTAACAAATTAGGATCAAACAGGTATAGTGCACTAATGGTCTTCCTCATCATCAATCCTATCAATTAAAAGTTTTGAGAAAATAAATTcgcaaaaaattagaaattaattagGTGCAAAGTCAAACAAAATGACAATTGAAAACTCTCCTAAATGAACCCACCATACAATATGTTTACTTTGTGCTAATGCTAGTTAGTGTTAACGGTCCTCTTTGATCTTTATCGAACTCCAATATTATCACCATGGTTCTCTTAAAAAATCTTCCCAAGAAGACCCAAGGTCGAAAGAGGATCGAGATCAAGAAACTTGAGAACCTTAACAGCAAACAAGTCACCTTCTCCAAGCGCCGCGCTGGTATATTCAAGAAGGCTGCGGAACTGAGCGTTTTGTGCGGCGCTGATGTGGCGGTCATTGTTTTCTCGACAGCAGGAAAAGTGTTTTGCTATGGGCACCCTAGCATGGACACCATTCTAGACTGGTATTGCAGTGGGGTAACTCCTCCTGCAGTGTCTGATGATACGGCAGGAGATCAAAGCCCTAATAGGGTTCCCGTGGCAGAGTTCAACAAGGATTACATGGAGGCTATTAGGGAGTTGGAGGAACAGAAGAAGAGAGTTGCGGAGGTCAAAGAGGCGGCAAAGATGAAGAAGGTTGtgatgggtgtagtgggtgggtGTGATGAGAGGTTTTGGTGGGAGGATGAGAGTGTTGACTTGGATGCGTTGGATGTGCAGGAAGTCGAGCATTACTTGATCGCATTAGAGGATGTGAGGAAGAAGGTTGCTGCTAGGTTTCATGAGATGAAGATTTTGAATGGGACGTTGAACCCGGGGGCGCTTCCACCGATTCCAGCAGTTCATCGACTTTGTCATCTCCCAATGATGACAAATGGTTTTAGTGGTCACGGTGGCCAATTTGGTGGTGGTTATCATGGTTTTGGGATCTAGTTTAGAGTACTTTTGattatttctgttttctttttctcattttttgttAATCATGTTGTTATGTTTGTGCAATAAAATGTTTGGGCTCCTTTATTTTGATATAGCAATGCCATCTTGTGCTATATTCATAAAATTCTTGCTGGATGATGAATTTTTCTTAGATCTTTTCGCCATGTGGTATATAAGTAATGCAGAACAATGAAACAAAACACTTACCTTTTCAGATACGTAACCGAAACCATGTTCTGTAGGTTTGATGTCAAATTAGGGTTTGGGGAAGTTCTTACTGCAGAAGTTTGGGAACTTTATTATGGTGTTTCTGTTGCTCAGAGCATGGGGTTTCACCATGTGCTTGTGGACGTGTGGTTTCTGCTATTGCTGTTCAGCTTGTTTAGCATGACAATAAACATTAGTTCTCGATTGCTTTAGTTGTTagactctaatttttttttttcgttgtcTGCTTGTATTCTATTAAAGTTCTAGAAGTTAAACCGTTGAATAGTTTTTCATGCCACATTCAGGTTTGATTACAACTCGAGACCACCCCATGTTACACTTGTATATAGCGCCTTCTTGCATATGGTGTTCGCTTGCAACCACACAATTAAAGTAGTGAGAAAGATAATAATTCCAGCTACATATATGGCAAAGAAAAATTGTTAATAGCTTTACTCAGGAATGCTCTCCTAACCTAGTCTAACCCTTAGagtaaaaggaaaactaatgaaaaaggtttgaaaactttgagttttaatcataaggacaaaataaagggtaaagtgaatagtaccagaattgactttttagtgtaaaaatgtggtttttcgttaaagtgaatagaaccgggtgtttttcgttaaagttccttagagtaaaacccaaattttatgTTCTAAACCAACCTCAACTTGCTCCAACTCTTGAACCAAATATGAGCtttaacccaaaactcatttttgAAGCAAATTTAGCCTAGGATTCCCTCTGGTTTAGTGGGCTAGCCCACCATAtatgtgtgtttttttagttttatatttataaattcattaaatccaacggctaaaataatttaaaaaaaaaattcttccaTGTGTTTTATATTCTTTAATAATGTTCCACAAGTTTCAAGGTgtcgatttagtgattttttaatatttatgaaCTTCAACCACTACTTAAGAGTACTCATTTAAGGTCTTAAAGGGAATCTTTGTGTCCCTAAATGAATATTGCCTCCAATGGTTGAGTCCTTATAGTAGAATCTctaaatttgaagtttttagGCTTTTAGGTGATAATTTGATTAGGTGCACATTTTTTTAtgtcaacctttttttttaattaattaaaagcatTAAAATCTTCAATCAAGATTGTGGATCCCGTTTTCCATTGAAGATGcacattatttttgtttatattaaccttttttcaaaataattgaaAGCATTGAAATTAAAAACATGAAAATCATTAAAAGCTTCAATCAAGATTGTGGCACCTTTTTTCCACTCAAGGTGTTAGGATCGGTCCCTGATTTTACAGTATTTTAATACCAAAtgtgtgaaatgaccaaaaggCACCTAAAGGCGAGAGTGTTGACTTTCGTTGGCCATCATGTAGTGACACATTTGACCCATTCTTTTAGTATATTCTAGTAGTATTCGTCGCTACGAAAGCATAGGCACAAGCAGAATCGAGTTCAGAGTTACGATGATCATATTAGGGAATTACGAAGTCAAGGGGCAAAGTAGTCAATTCAATTCACTATTCAAGATATTAGGGTTGGATATTTGtgttattttaataatttctgGTGAGTTTTTGTGGCTAGTGGGGTCCACACCCCACTTCCCCTCCTTCCTCGTGTCATTTTCTTGCCCAAACTCTTGGGGGACTTTTTGAACCCTTTCCCTCGTCTCTCTTTCCCTTAAACTATTTTTcatcactctctccctcttctgTAAAACCCAAGAGGCACCACCTCTGGCCTCGCCACTCTGgcgagcaccaccaccaccagctAATCCTCTTCATCACGAACCTAGGACAAGGCCTCCGCTGTTCACTTTCTCCCCTATCAAACACCCTGCGAGTTGTCGACGATTCCGAACAAGACCAATACTGGGGAAGCTCTCCCCAGTTTTTCAGCAAGAACCGTGATTTTTACAGGCGTTTTTCGGCCACCCCGTCCCCCTTAGTTTGAACGACTCTTCGACGTCAGAGTAACTATGGGTGGACCCCTTCTCAAATTGCATGATTTTATAAAAATACTAGGATTGCATTCATGAAAAGTATGACTTCCTGATTTTACTCTTCATGAAAATATTTATGAATATGATTTATGATTATACTTTAAGTTAGAAATTTTCTATGATTTGCGATACGAGATTTCGAGCTTTTGAGTGCGAAAGGTTTGGTTTATGATATGATGATTTGAGCTAGAACGCTCCTATGGATTTATTGTAAAAACTTATTAGGATTAGAATTCATTTGTTACTTTGTTTGTCTATGATAAGGATAGTACTACAACTTGTTAAACTATAACTCTCATGTTTGTGTAGTGTTAGTACAAGAATTCTACTTGAAGAAGACGTCTTGTTACTTGCACAAGGATCGCTCTTCTACTCATTGGAAAACCTTATGGTTCACTCTAGTAATGGATCAAGAATACTTAATGGAATGCACACTTTCTATGAGCAGGGACCAATATATTTATAGAATGATCATCTAACTGCCTACCGCCCATTATTGACAACAATTGATAATCTCAAACACTTCTGCTTAATGGCAATCATGGGTTGCTCCACTATCTCAATGTGTGTGTATTATGGTTCTACTTTCAAGGAATATGTTTTAACCTTATTATTAACTCTTAATCAACATTAACTGAAGATATATTGGAATTAAGCCTTATCATAATTTGTATAGTCCAAACTAAGTTCTCACATTCTCCCACTTTGGACTTTACAAATCATGTTTAATCATCAATATATGTTTCAACAACGTCAGTTCCTTAGTGATCACACGAGTCAATATGGTTCTATAATTCCTCATAAATCTGTCATGACTAATTTATAAGTTCGAACCCTAGAAAATCTTGTGCAAACTTTAGCACAAGCATTTTGAAATTACATCCCTCTTTCATCAGTCACACATGATGCATTTACACGTTGAATGAATGAGAGTTCAAATATTATACTCCCACACAACATCCTTATGCCCTTTAATTAAGTTATCATACTTTAACTTAATCACCTTTTATGAGTTTATTGTCTTGGCATTTTCTTAAAATCAGCAATGATGGTCTATTGCACCCTTAATGTTTACAGTACATGTTTGCATGTATGCATGTATGCATAACTTTCATGCAATATTTCAGCCTGAATGAAATACAGTTCATAATGCATATTTATCCAAGCAATAGAGTTCATACATTTTCACGTACAAAAGTAAAGCAATAACACACAATCATGTACTGAAAATTTGAAACATACTAACTTTTACTGCTACGCTTCAGTAGAATCAAATGACTCTAGCACTCCCATCTTTGTACATACTGTTTGAAAATTCCCATTGCAAGAGGCTTTGTGAGAGGATATGCAATCATTGATACAGAATCAATGTGTTCTATTGACAACACTATTTTCTTGACATTTTCCTTCACCGACAAAAACTTCACATTCGTAAGTCTTGTAGTTGAGGACTTCTTGTTGTTCTTGGAGTATAAAACTACTGAATTATTGTCACAATGACCAATGGTCTAGGAATTGAATCCACCACCATTAAAAATGAAATGATATTTTTTAGCAATAGCCCTTGTTCCatgactttgaaacaagaaatgtATTCAGCTTGCATTGTGGATGttgctagggttttttgttTGGCTTCTCCAAGACACAACACCTCTAGCTAAGAAAAATATGTACCCACTAGTGGACCTTTGATCATCCACACACCTTACAAAATTAGTACCTATATACCCTAGTAGCTCCAAATTATCAACCCTTTTGTAGACTAGCATGAAGCTTTTAGTTCTTTGAAGGTATCTCATTACCTTTTTAGCTACTTTCCAGTATTGTTCCCCAAGATTGGTTTGAAATCTGCCCAAAACACTGATTCAAAAAGCTAAATCAGGTATTGTACAAACCTGAATGTACATTAGGCTTCCAACTAAAGAAGCATATGGCTTGTGTTGCATGCCTTGTTTCTCTAGATTGTTCTTGGGGTACTGATTCTTGTTGAGTTTGAAGCATATGGCTTGTGTTGCATGCTTTGTTGCATGCATATTAAATCTCCTTAAAACCTTTTCTACAAAAGACTTCTGAGATAAACCTAATAGATTTCTCTTTCTATCTTGTATGATCTCTATCCCCAAAACAAAAGATGCTTCTCCAAGATCTTTCATATCAAATGTTTTGCCTAGCACCCTTTTTATTTCCAGCAACAAGTTCAAATCATTGCTAGCCAAAagtatgtcatcaacataaagcacaAGGAAAATGAACTTCGAACCATAAACCTTAATGTACAAGCagtcttcaattttgttttctgtAAAACCAAAAGTTGTAATTTTCTCCTCAAATTTAAGGAACCACTGCCTtaatgcttgtttcaatccTTAAATTGACTTTCTCAACTTGCAACaattttttcctttcctttttcaaTGAAACCCAAAGGCTACTGCATATAAATGTTTTCTTCCAAGTCTCCATTCAAAAAGGTTGTcttgacatccatttgatgaAGCTCAGGGTCGAAATGAGCTATCAACGAAAGTATTATTCTCCATGAATCCTTGGATGACACTAGTGAAAAAGCGTCAGTGTAATCTATACCTTCCCTCTGTGTAAAACCTTTGGCAACCAATCTTGCCTTATATCTCTCTACATTTCCATTCGAATCTCTTTTTCTCTTGAATACTCATTTGGATCCTATGGGCCTCATTGTTTTATTTGACTCAACTAATGACCAAACTGCATTCTTGTTCATTGATTCATTCTCTTCATTCATAGCCTGTTGCCAAAGAACAGCTTTGTCACTACTCATAGCTTGCTCCAAAGTTAATGAATCATCCTCAATACCTTGTTAATGTTCCTCCTCGTGTAGATACAACAAATAGCCATCAGAGATGGCTGGTTTTCTAGCTCTTTAAGACACTCTCCTGGTTAtctcttatttttcttcattcttaATAATGACATTCATCGTCTCATTGACTTGCTCATGTTGTTCATGCTGCATAGTTTGCAACTGAGGAAGACCCACATTTGTAGTGGCTTCAGTGGTTGTGATTTCATGCAAGGGCAACGATTGCATGTCAACCATTGTTTGTTGATTCGGCTCAGAAGACAATGAAGGCCCCACTTCCTCGAAAATGAACTAGGTTGATGTGAACAACTTTG
This is a stretch of genomic DNA from Malus domestica chromosome 02, GDT2T_hap1. It encodes these proteins:
- the LOC103407015 gene encoding agamous-like MADS-box protein AGL29; the protein is MVLLKNLPKKTQGRKRIEIKKLENLNSKQVTFSKRRAGIFKKAAELSVLCGADVAVIVFSTAGKVFCYGHPSMDTILDWYCSGVTPPAVSDDTAGDQSPNRVPVAEFNKDYMEAIRELEEQKKRVAEVKEAAKMKKVVMGVVGGCDERFWWEDESVDLDALDVQEVEHYLIALEDVRKKVAARFHEMKILNGTLNPGALPPIPAVHRLCHLPMMTNGFSGHGGQFGGGYHGFGI